The stretch of DNA TTTCAATGTGCTACAAATGAGATGTATCCCTCTCTACACTAGAATGcaattaagtgatatgatggatTCTTGTAAAGAAAGCCGAGGGGACAACCGTGGTGGTGCGTGGGATGGCTTTTCATGGTTTTGGCAAATATTCTCTTTAGGTATTGGAATCATTGATTGGGGGTTAGTTGAGTTGCATGCTTCTTGCAAGGATCCTCATTGCATTTATTGATGACTGGGGGTTTCCTCCTCAAGGGCAGATGTAGGTTGGATTTGATAATTACTATTTCTTTCTTGACTTTTAATTGACATCAACTATGAGAGTATAAATAGATTTTGAAATctaattacatatatataatttgaagTGTATATGCATGCATGCTCAAGATAGTTGGTTAGTTGAGAGAACATACCTGGTGAGTTCTTCCAATCAATGCTACTCTTCTTCCAACCCTGAAGCAAGTTCATGCAGTTTCTCTTCTTGTGATTTGTACAGGCGTGACAGCTTCATCACCCATCGGGCGTTTTGCGACGCCTTGGCGCAGGAGAGCTCGAGACTCCCTGCCGCCGGCCTCGACCTGCACGGGAACAACACAATGGCTTTGAGCGTATCTCAAATGAACGCCCGGCTCACCTTGTTACGAGACCAAGGAGGCTGTGGAACCCCGGTCGAACACCTCGTGACTGCTGCGCACCCTTCGCTGTTCCGCCCACCTCAGCTCCCTCCACCGGCTGCTTTCTACCTCGGCAATGGCTCTGACCAGGGCTTCGACGAGGAGCACCAGCCTGACCTCTCCTTGCTTCGAGGAAAACGTTTTGATGGCCTGATGCAACTCCCTGATCCCCAAGGCAGCACCATGACCGCTGCCGATCTGTTCAACCTCAGCTTCTTCTCCACTAGCAGTAGGAGCACGAGTAGCATCCGTAACAGCAACAATGGCGGTGACCAGTATAACCAGATGCTGATCGCCAGTGATATTAGCGATGCCAACGGAAGGAGCGAACTGACGTCTCTCTTCTCTGGGAACCTTGTGAGCGATCACGTCGCCGGCGGACTGACCTCTCTCTATAACCAGAATGAGTCCAACCTCCTCCCCCGGATGTCAGCCACTGCATTGCTTCAGAAGGCAGCTCAAATGGGCTCGATGACCAACATCGGGCACTCGTTATTGAGAGGATTTGGCAACTCTTCTTCAAGCAGTCCGAGGCCTCCCAACACTGGCGGCGGCAACAGCGGAGACGGCCTGCAAGCTCGAACAGAGAACGAGACTCACCTCCGAAACCTGATGAACTCGCTCGCGAACGGAAGAACCGGCCTCATCGGCGGGCCCCATCAGGAGACCAGGGAGTTCGGCTCCGACGCTAAGCTTAATCTTTGGGGCACCGACCAGCTAACGAGGGATTTCCTAGGAGTGGGCGGCATGGTGATGAGGAGCATCAGCGGCGGGACATCCCGACAGGAACAGAATCACGGCATCGACATGAGCGAGTCAACTCCAAGATGATGTCGCGGTCTTCAACCCAGTCCCCTGCCAGTGGGAGCCTGcaatgaggaagaagagagggagaacaCGAAGCCAAGAATCAAAGAAGCAGAGTGTAGTACGCAACATATCAAAGATGGTAAATTGAGCAACAGTTGAATTAAATTTCCTTTTGATATCTAATTAGTATATAGTAGAACATTAATACCTTATCTACCTTTTGTTGCATCTTCTACTTCATATCATCAGATCTCTCCTATAGGTACTGATAATTCTGTCTCCTGTAGATGTCGTCCAGATCATTTAACATGGTGCTAATGGGAAATTTGTATTGACACGCTTATGCACTCAAACTCTGATCAGCCAAGAATCCAATGAACATGATACTGTGATTACAATCTGACTTATTTCAAACCTATATCTCTCCCCTTCGTTTTATATCATTATAATGCTTTAATTAAGGTGCCGTATAACTCTCAACAATAACCACTGGATCATCAAGCACATGTCTGGTCCACAACCTTTTTAGTTCATGGATCACTGACCTGTAAACCTACTTCAAAGAAGCAACACATTAGACTAATTGTTACCTTaaggctagagagagagagagagaacagaaaGCACAAAGACATTCTTTTAAGAATTTGGGATGTTTTTATTATTACATCAGGAGTGCTATATTCAGTATAATATATCAATGTCAGTACTGCCTTCTGTGTAGCTCTGCCCTAAAGATTCAAGCTACTGACATGGGGGATTACTACTATATGCCTAAGGTACACACACCAAAATAAAGCTTATTGATATAGCAATTATTTTATGGGACATATTTGTTCAAATCAAATCCtaatttaaaaaatcatattagGATAAATATTGAAGATACTTCTATACTGGTATTATGATAATCTTTTTATGTGTATATTATTGATTGTAATCGATCCATTCAATTTAAAATCTGTACAACTAAGCAGTCACGTAATACAAAATACAAAATTGAATTACCATAATACCAGTATAGACACTGTTCACCAGTAGAAAATTTCATGTTGTACTTGGAAATAAACCAACATGTGCAACACTCATGTGCTTAACAAGATATATGGTCCTAGAAGAAACAGAGTAAGCCCGAGTACGTTAAAGAAGAACATATTCGAGAGCATAATAATACCATTAAAAACAGAGCATGAAAGAAGTAAAAGAAAACAACTATCAAAGTATACTAATTTTTGTGAGCCAATAACCATAACATACAAGGAAAAATGTATATATAACTCGTGCAGACTACCACACACACAGGTCATGCATGCGGTTTCTCACATTTGTGCATGGCTGATTGGTGCTTACGTTAATCCTTCCTAATATTAACGCACACAGAGAAGTAAATTTGGCACAACAATTCTCTTGTATGCAgtgaatagcaaaacagaaagaaTCAAATATATGGAAAGAGCACATCTGACAGGTGACCATATGAGATACAAGTCCTAGAATGACACCTAAAGGAAAACAACCATCACAATAAGGAATAATGAAGGCAAGAAAAAGCTACAGATGACTAGATCTTTAGGGCTGCTAGAAGCTCATAAAAAATAGGTTATAATGTTATAGATATGCATCCAGTGAGAAAATGGAAACTATAATTAGGGTCCTAAAAACATGTCAGTGTGGACATCCAAGCATGAAAGTTCACAGGACAATCAATCATATGGGCATCGAAGGAAGCAAAATATCAATGAAATATAACCACAAACTGTTCTCCAAACAAAATCTCATTGAATTCAGACTTCCAAATACTAGTAGTTGTACTTTTTGCTTTGGGTAGAAACTCCTACTTTTTGCTCTCTGGAGCACCGCTACTAGTAAAGTGTTTTCATATACCGTGGATTTTTATGCTGTGGATGAAGTGGTTGTAATAGTTTGTGGAGTTACGCCGCTTCTGATTTCCCCTTCCTTTGCTGTGCAATCAAGTACATCATACATGTTCTTATGATTTCCTTGTCCTTGTGAAGAATGACGTGCTCCCATATATTTTATCTATTAGCACTGATttggtgtgtgtgtatatatatgatacCTTCTCTTGCCATGCTATGCTCAAGTTCTTCCTCATGCTTCTGCTTCATCATGTTTAGAGTATACCAGCCACGAACAGATCTTGCGATTTAAAATGTGAGAACATGGAAACTATAATTATGCATGAAAGTTCACAGGGCTGTCATTCGATATGGGCATCAAAGAAAATGTGATGAGATATAACCACAAATTGCTTCAAACACAGATCTCACTGGATTCAAACCAACAAATTGTGAAGGCAGAAACGTTTAACAGAGGCTTGATTGAAGCAGTATCCTAATCTAACCATTATTCCAGCATTAATGCAATCAACAAAGCTTTGATAAGCGATTTGATCCGACGATCCCTATATCGCTAACAATTTTGGTATTAACACAAAAGGAACTGCTATTCATAGCAACGACCGACATCAAACGAACAAATTAACCCAAACCCTAGATCCAAGGAGCAGCATCGCACGAACAATCCATGGCAACGACCGATACATTGAAAGCAATCAAGCAGAGAGATCTGAGACGATCAGAAAACAGGATGCAGGATTTACCATCGGCAAGCTGGCATAAATCGCGATCGCAAGATCTCGATGTACCGTGACCGGGAATCCACGAGCGCGACGGGGAGATCGGAAGACGAGGATGGAGGACCCGCTGCCTCCTTGTTTCCGAAGCGTCTCCTCTATCCCCTAACCGAGCGTCGCATTCTATCGAGCGCGGGGAGAAGGGAGAGGGGTCCAATTTATAGGAGGCGAAGGCGTGTCAGACTCGGGATCGAGCATGTACGAGCTTGACTCGCCCAAGTGTCTGCCGGGTCAGGAATCGGTCAGGCTTGCACTCCGGTCCGAGCTCGTCTAATGTCGACCGAGGATTTATCTCGAGCCAAATTCTAATAATTCAAATATCGGCCGATTATTAGTAAATGTCATAATAATTAATCTTTTTCCACAGTTAAAAATATTAATGGCAAGATTTCATAAAccataaaaaataatacaaaatttagATTTACCCTCATGAGATTTTGGGCCGTTATTATTAGCTTGATTTATTAATTAGGAAATaaaacctcttttttttttgtttcttcttataatTTCTTACTTAGATGTTTAAAACAAAACagtatatttaatttaaaaataaaaacagttacatgttatattaaaattataaaatataggatcatataataaaataattcatataataCAGTAAAAAGAGGATGGTAAGGATAGTAACTTGAGTTATTCTTCTTCATactcataacaaaaaaaataagtAAATGCTATTGAGAACAAAATTAAATATTTGTAATATTAAATAATACATGTGTGTATATACAGCATAGGAAGATGCAGCAGAGGATCGCTTCATTTGATTACGTGAGCTTCTTATTCTGCATGTGGACATTGCAAGAGCTTACGTGAGTGAGAATCCAAGGCGAGGGTGAGAACTACATAACTGTGTCATAGACTCGAGATTACTCTGATAGAGATTAGTTATCGCGGATGTAAGTTATAGAACTGCGAGTGAGAGACGCCGAGACTCGAGGGATCAGTTACAGCAACGTGAGGAGAGAATGATGGAGCGAGGCATGAACCGCCACTATACAAGgaaggatctctctctctctctctctctctctctctctctctctctctctctgtgtgcttAAGAGTTTAGTATAGATCCTCTCTAAGATCTCTCTCTGCTCTGTTGAGCCGCCTTTGAAGATACAGCATCCAACTTACAGGTAAAATATATTTTCTCTGTCTATGTCCTTAGTCTTCTCGTTTTGCTAACTTCTAGGGTTCACTGAACCGTACATGATGATGAGGTGATCCTCTCTGATCACAAGTTTCTTAGTAGTTGAAGGCGACCACTGCACTTTTTGTTATGCATGTTCTTGCAATGGATAGAAACTGTACTTGTTGCTATCTGGAGCACTTCCGCCAGTAATTGTGCGTTCTTATATCATGGTTTGGTTTGATGCTGTAATGGTTTGTGGAGTTACACTACACCTCTTCTGATTTCTTCTTGTTTTGCCGTGCAACCAAGTTCTTTCTCCTCCTGCTTCATCATGTTTGGAGTACATCAGCAGTTGCTGTTTATCATGTTAGAGTAATGGATGTTTGTGTCATTGTTGCAACAGAGACATCTGCTACTGCCATGGCACTGAGCTTGCACCAGAGCTGGGAAGCAGCAGGCCATCCGCACCCCGGCGTCGGCCTTCTTCACGACAGCCAGTCCGAAGTAGCCGACGCTCTACTCGGCTTCTTCTCCGACCCTCCCGACGCCGCTCACCTCCCCATCGACTACCTCCTCGACCCCCCGGGCGACTGCTTCCTCCACGACGACGCAATGGCCAATCCGCTCCCCTGCTTCTCCGCGCCATCCGCGGTATCCCTCCCTCCCGGCCTTCATGCACCGGGCGACGACTTCGATCTCCTCCACCGCCCTAAGCGACCGCGGAGCTGCAGTGACTTGTACCGACCGTCGGATCTCACGTTCGAGGCCAGTTCCTGCAATGTGGCAGGTTGGCCGGCGCCGGAGCTCATGGCAGAGCTCCTCGTGGCAGCCCCGCCGCCGGCCCGTGGGATACCTGCGTGCGACGGGGATAGGAAGTTGGGCGCCGGATGCTTGTCGGCGCAGACCGTGGCGGCGAGGGCGCGGAGGAAGAGGATCAGCGAGAAGACGCAAGAGCTGGGGAGGCTGATTCCCGGCGGGAACAAGATGAACACGGCGGAGATGTTTCAAGCGGCGTACAAGTACGTCAAGTTCTTGCAGGCCCAGGTTGGAATCCTTGGGCTCATGGGCTCAATTAAGGTACACAAGACCCAACTCTTCTGGACTCGGTCTCATGACTTCGGTTAGGTGAGTCCACTTACTGTTCTTGCTTGGTGCAGGGATGGAAGGCACCGCAAGAGGTGGAGCAGAAGCTTCAAGCTCTACTAGCATCTACAGCCGTCCAAGAGAAGCTGTCCGGCGAGGGACGGT from Musa acuminata AAA Group cultivar baxijiao chromosome BXJ2-11, Cavendish_Baxijiao_AAA, whole genome shotgun sequence encodes:
- the LOC135626529 gene encoding protein indeterminate-domain 5, chloroplastic-like isoform X2, with amino-acid sequence MASTSSSSSPLLGIKDEELQHEKKQQQLSSSATLPATAKKKRNQPGNPTDPEVEVIALSPETLLATNRFVCEVCNKGFQREQNLQLHRRGHNLPWKLRLRSGEEEGRRRRRVYLCPEPTCAHHHPSRALGDLTGVKKHFCRKHGEKRWKCNKCSKRYAVRSDLKAHSKTCGNCEYRCECGTLFSRRDSFITHRAFCDALAQESSRLPAAGLDLHGNNTMALSVSQMNARLTLLRDQGGCGTPVEHLVTAAHPSLFRPPQLPPPAAFYLGNGSDQGFDEEHQPDLSLLRGKRFDGLMQLPDPQGSTMTAADLFNLSFFSTSSRSTSSIRNSNNGGDQYNQMLIASDISDANGRSELTSLFSGNLVSDHVAGGLTSLYNQNESNLLPRMSATALLQKAAQMGSMTNIGHSLLRGFGNSSSSSPRPPNTGGGNSGDGLQARTENETHLRNLMNSLANGRTGLIGGPHQETREFGSDAKLNLWGTDQLTRDFLGVGGMVMRSISGGTSRQEQNHGIDMSESTPR
- the LOC135626529 gene encoding protein indeterminate-domain 5, chloroplastic-like isoform X1, which codes for MASTSSSSSPLLGIKDEELQHEKKQQQLSSSATLPATAKKKRNQPGNPTADPEVEVIALSPETLLATNRFVCEVCNKGFQREQNLQLHRRGHNLPWKLRLRSGEEEGRRRRRVYLCPEPTCAHHHPSRALGDLTGVKKHFCRKHGEKRWKCNKCSKRYAVRSDLKAHSKTCGNCEYRCECGTLFSRRDSFITHRAFCDALAQESSRLPAAGLDLHGNNTMALSVSQMNARLTLLRDQGGCGTPVEHLVTAAHPSLFRPPQLPPPAAFYLGNGSDQGFDEEHQPDLSLLRGKRFDGLMQLPDPQGSTMTAADLFNLSFFSTSSRSTSSIRNSNNGGDQYNQMLIASDISDANGRSELTSLFSGNLVSDHVAGGLTSLYNQNESNLLPRMSATALLQKAAQMGSMTNIGHSLLRGFGNSSSSSPRPPNTGGGNSGDGLQARTENETHLRNLMNSLANGRTGLIGGPHQETREFGSDAKLNLWGTDQLTRDFLGVGGMVMRSISGGTSRQEQNHGIDMSESTPR
- the LOC135627576 gene encoding transcription factor bHLH52-like, coding for MALSLHQSWEAAGHPHPGVGLLHDSQSEVADALLGFFSDPPDAAHLPIDYLLDPPGDCFLHDDAMANPLPCFSAPSAVSLPPGLHAPGDDFDLLHRPKRPRSCSDLYRPSDLTFEASSCNVAGWPAPELMAELLVAAPPPARGIPACDGDRKLGAGCLSAQTVAARARRKRISEKTQELGRLIPGGNKMNTAEMFQAAYKYVKFLQAQVGILGLMGSIKVEQKLQALLASTAVQEKLSGEGRCIVPEAVIGAISADRDIESNMPVSRDLDRFIESSRQLTRDSEN